The genome window CGACCGGGCCGCGGCCGACCAGCTCGCGGCGGTCGCCTCCGGATTCGACGCGCTGGCCCGCGGAGCGGCCCGCCAGCACGGCTGGGGCCAGGTCAACAAGACCATGGTCGACATGGAGAACGGCTACCTGTTCATCACCGCGGTGGGCCACAGCGCCTGCCTGGCGGTCTCCAGCACGGCCGACGCCGACGTCGGTCAGATCGCCTACGAGATGGCCCATCTCGTCAGCCGGGCCGGCAGGTTCCTGACCCCGGAGCTGCGCAGTCAGATGCGGGCTGCCCTTCCGTCCTGAGCCGGCACCGCGTCACGCAGGGAGGTGGAACAGGGTGGCTGGCGACTGGTCCGGGTCAGGAGCACCGGGCGACAGCTGGGACGAGTCCGAGCCGCTGGTCCGGCCCTACGCGGTGACCAGGGGGCGCACCGCACCCGCCGTCCCGCTGGAACTCGTCGCGCTGGTCGCGACGACCGACGCGGGAATGGCGGGGATCCGGCGGCGCGGCCGGCTCGCCCCCGAGGAACACGACATCGCGATCCTGTGCATGCGAATCCACTCGATCGCCGAGATCTCCGCCCGGCTCAAACTGCCGCTGATGGTGGTGCGAGTCCTCATCGACGACATGGCGCGCGACGGAATGGTCTCCGTCCACCGCCCGGAAAATCCAGATCGGCCCAGTCCGGAACTCCTACGGAGGGTTCTGCATGGTCTCACCCGTCTCTAAGCGGGCACCCACCGCTGTCAAGGTTCTCGTAGCCGGTGGGTTCGGAGTAGGCAAAACGACGTTCGTGGGGTCGGTGAGCGAGATCGAGCCGCTCACCACCGAGGCGGCGCTGACCAGCGCCAGCCTCGGCGTGGACGACACCAGCGCCGTACACGGCAAGACGACCACCACCGTCGCCATGGATTTCGGTCGTCTCACTCTCAGCAACAACATCATCCTCTACCTTTTCGGCACGCCCGGCCAGGACCGCTTCTGGTTCATGTGGGACGAACTCGTCCGCGGCGCGATCGGCGCGGTCGTGCTCGTCGACACCCGCCGGATGGCGGACTCCTTTCCCGCCATCGACTTCTTCGAGAACCGCCGGGTCCCGTTCCTGGTGGCCGTCAACCGATTCGACGCGAACACCTACGAGTACCCGCTGCCCATGGTCCGCAACGCGGCGGACCTGGCACCGCACCGTCCGCTGATGTACTGCGACGCCCGGCGCCCGGACAGCGCGCAGACGACCCTGGTCCATCTCGTACGCCACGCACTGGAACTGGCTCTCTCCGGCGACCTGCCGGACGAGCCATGACGGGCCCGACCCGACCAGGAAAGCGGACTCATCAGCCGGGGGGACGCCAGGAGGTGGACATGCCCAGCCATGACCTCGACGCGCCGCGTCCGCGCAAGAGCCGGGTACCCGGCGTCGAAATGGAGATCTATGTCGACTGGGAGCACCCCATCGAGGTGGAGGATCCGCCGAACAGCCAGCGCCCCGCCGTCATGGTCCGGATGCCGGCCTACGTGGCCGGTGGGCTCTCCCACGAGCTGCACAGCCTGGAGACGATCCGGGGCGCGGTCGGCGGTGACAGCAGCGAATGGGCGCAGGTCGCCCGGGCCCTGCTCGCCGCGGCCCGGATGGCCGCCGGCGCGGACCGGCATCCCGAGCTGGCCGATCTGCCACCGGCCGACCCGGCGGACCTGCCACCACCCGCCGGCTGCCGGGAGATCGCGCCTGGGGGAATCGTATGACCCTCCTTCTGCTGACGACCGAGGCCGCGGTCGTCTTTGGGGTATCCACCTACCTGCTGCTCCGGACCTGGACGAGATATCGGGCCGTCACCATGTCCGACGTCTTCTTCTATGACCACGCGGACGGTGTCCGGCTGCCGTGCAGCCCTTCCGCCGGTCCGCGGGTGCTGGGGGAGCACGCCGTCGCGGGATTCGAACGCTCACCACTGGGTGCTGTCCTCGCCGCGATCAACCTCGCCCACCGGGCGACCGGTGTGAGCGGTGTAACCGGCGCTGTCGGTGCTCACGGTGTTCACAGCGCTGTCGGCGCGCCTGGCGGGAATTCCGGTGCGGGGGGTGGGAAGGGGCCGGGGGGTACCTCCTGGTACCAGGTGCAGATCATCGGATGGGAGGTCGAGCGTTATTCGTCCAGAAAAGCAACGATTCGATACCTGCTCACCCGCGCCGTGGACGGTGGTGGCGCGGTCACGACCACGATGCGCGTCGAGGTGAGCTGGGTCGGCGCCGACTGGCGTGTGGTTGATCCTCCGGCGGGAGACTGGACACGCGCATTCAGCTCGGGTGACGATGTCTCCGGCTTCAGTTGCTTTCCGTCGGAGTTTCGCTTCCCGGTTCCTTGACCGACGGGTCCTACCAGCCGTGTGGTCGGGGGTTCGTGCCCGTGACGTTCGTGCCGGCAGCGCCGGTGTGAACTGCCGGCACGAACCCCCAACACCACGGCCGGGGGGGTGGTGTCCCGTTTCCTGGTCCCGGAATCGTGCGCGTGCGCGGCGCCGCCTGAGCGCGCACGCGGAATCGCGTTTCCGGGGCTTCTTCGAGCCGGTCGACGGTGTTCAGGCACCTTGATGTCCACGGCAAAGGAGAAACCTGTATGTTGCGACCTCGCGTCCGTCTCGCCTCCGCGCGGGCGGCGCTGTTGCTGGCGGCTCTGGCGGGCACACTCGCCCTGGCGGTCGGCGTTGCGCCGGTCGCCGGAGCCGCGAGCACGACCACCAACGGCGGTGGTGGCGGCAGTTACAGCCCGGTGGGCTACTGGACGGGCACGGCCACGACGGCACTCGGTGCCACCGAACCGGTCCAGTTGCTGTTCCTGCCGAAGAGCCGCTTCGCCGTCGCCACGCCGACCGGGACCTTCTGGGGTACCTGGCACTCGACCGGGCCGAGGACCTTCACCTACGCCTTCGTCCGGACCCTGCCCGGTCCGAACGGAACGGTGATCGGTTCCATCGACATCCAGCACTCGGCCACCTTCAGCAGCAGGGACGCGTTCACCTCCGCCGGAACGGCAACCGCCCACGACCTGAACGGAAACCTCCTGTTCTCCGGCCCGGTCACCTCCACCGCCACCCGCTGACCCCCCACCCCACCAGCTGAAGGCACCGTAGCCCGATGTGTGGCGGGTGAGTGAGTCCCTGGACTCAAACTCACCCGCCACAGTTCCGCGATCGGGGTGTTCCCGGGCCGAGCGAGCGGGGAATTTTGTCCCGTTGGGGGAGAGTGTCCTGAATCCCCGCGGGGCTGACCCGGCCTGATGGCGTTGTCCTCCCGGGTGAGGGAGGGGCACACGGGCCCGCGCCGCCCGAGATGCCGGCCTGGCACGTCGTGAATCACCGGTTCCGGCCCGAAGTCCTGATCTTCCCCCTTGGTCTGCCCTACTGTTATTTCGGCGGGAGGGGGCCACGTCGATGACCGATGCCATGGTGTTCTGTGCTGCGTTCATTGCCTTATACACGGGCCATCATCTGGGTGATCACGTCGCGCAGACAGATTGGCAGGCGAGGGAGAAGGGCGGGCGTGGATGGCCCGCCGCCCGAGCCATGGCAGCTCATCTATTCGCTTACCATCTGTGCGTCGGCGCGGCCCTGGCGAGTCTCCTGATTGTCGACGTGCCGCTGCGCCTCCCGGGCGTGACAGCCGCACTGAGCTGGTCGATCGTGACGCACGCCTTTATCGACCGCAGGTGGCCGGTGCGCTGGCTGCTGCGCCGGTCGGGAGCTCCGCGGTTCGCCGAGCTCAACAGCGGAGGCATTAACGGAGTATATCTGGCTGACCAGTCGCTGCATCTCGGATGTCTGTTCGTCGGCGCGCTTCTCGCCGCGGGCCTGAGCTGATCCGTCGCGGCGGTGGGGCAGGAAATCCGCGTCATGTCGAACAGCCGCGCGCTGTTGTACAACCGGGCCCGCGGTCGGTAGCGGATCGGGGCTGAGGCTGTGGCCGGACCGGCGGCCGGGTACGGGCCGTTCACCTGGGCCGTGGAGCGTCGCGGCGGTGGTCACTTCACGACGCGAGCCTCGTCGCCCCCGTCCACGAGGCTGCTTTCGGGACCTACGAGCAGGTGGTAGCGATCGGTGAGCCCGCCCGGGACGGGAGGCAGCTCGGGGCCGAAGGCGCCCCGCCCGGAGGTGAGAAGCTGGAGGACCCCATCCGTGATGATCTTCGTGCCGGGTTCGAGGGCCTGCAGCGTTCGGCAGGTGCTGCTCACCAGCGGCCCGGCCAGCCCGAAATCGGGGACGAAGAGATCCCCGTGCGCGATGACCGCGCTGAACGTGAACGGGGGCCGGCTGTCATCACCGGCGGCATCGTCGACGTCCACCGGCTTGGAGCCGGTCACGGACCTGGGCACGGGCCCGGCCTCGGACGCGGGCTCGTCGCGTGCCGCCGGCACGGGGACGCGCGCGGGCCGGGGCCCGGCGGGCTCGCCGGCGCGCTCGTCCGATGCCGCGCCACGAGGTGCCGCCGCGGGTGGTTCCGTGCCGCCGGCGATTCTCCGCCCCCGCGCCAGCCGGTCGAGCATGAGAAGGAAACTCACCGCCTCGTCGGCGCTGCCGTGCGTCGACAACACATTGTCACCGGCGACGGACCGAAGCCGGCCCCGGGTCGAGCCCAGCGCCTCGCGGTGAATGGAGACCCAGTCCCGAAGCCGTTCGTTCAGCGCGGTCAACGAAATCCGGGCCGCGAGTGCGTTCAAACCGACCAGATCCGTCACCGTGAGAAAGGTGTCGCGCTCGATGCCGCGATAGCGTTCGGCGACAAGGCGGTGGACCTGGACGGGCCGCGGTATCCCGCCGAGAGCCAGCTCCCCGACCGGCTCGAAGTCGAACTCCGCCGACTTCGCGGCATCTCGGACGGTCGACGTCACGTACACGACGTTCGTCGGAACGTGCTTCTCCATCCGCGCCGGGACGACGACGCCCTCACCGAGCAGGTCATCCTCGAACCTCGTCGTGTCGCAGGTGTGGATCGCGACGCGACAGCCCGCAAGCCACTCGCCGATCGGCAGCCGGGGGCTGGAGACGAACAGATCGGTGATCTGGGCGGCGGCGTGAAGCGCACGGGTGGCCGACCGGAAAGCCGTCAGGTAGCCGTCACCGGTGAACTTGATGATCTCGCCACCGTTTTCCTCCACAACCCGGCGAATCGGCAGGACAGCCTCGGCCATGAGCTCATCCATGCGCATCTGTGGTACCGACGCGATGGCGCGGGTTGAACCCACGAGATCCACGACCATAACGGTCGTCGTTTCCATCTGCACCGTACGTCAGCCCCCTTCGACCCGCTGGTGCGGCGGGTACGGCGGAATCATAGCGGGGAACCCACCTCTTCCCGCGGTGATTGACACCGGGGATCACAAAAGGCATCCGAATACCGCCCTGACCTGCATGTCCGTGCCCGACCGGGGCGGAGCCGGTCACAGCGGATGATCGAGAGCTCCGGACTCCAGGCCACCCGCACCGCCCGGGGCGCGTCCGGCAAGATCGCCCGTGTCGGATGGATGGCCGACGCGGGAAGATGCCATGCCCCGCGATCGCCCGGGGTGCGGGAGCCGTCCGGTATCGTGTGGACCCTGGCCGGCGTGGCGCAATTGGTAGCGCACTCGACTTGTAATCGGGCGGTTAGGGGTTCGAGTCCCCTCGCCGGCTCCAGAAAGATGGCCCCTGACCTGCGGTTTTGCAAAGTCAAAGATCATTTTGGCAAGATCAAACCGGGTTTGTGTGCGCATTGTGTGCGCATTCGGCAGGTTCGTGCTCAGAACGATCATCGGTGGGGCGTCCTCTTTGGGTGGCTGGGTCGGGATCTGCGGCCCCGACGCCGCCCCTAGAGCGGTTACGTTCCGTTACTATCAGTGGTCCCGGGTTGCTGGACTGTGGCAAGAACGGCGCGCGCCGGTTGACGGTGGCCGGTCCGCCATCCCACCCCCATGGCCACCGCGGGGTGGGATCGGACGTTCATGGTGCCGCCAGGGCCGATGGCGGGCTCGAAACGCGGACATGGCGGCATCGGTGCGCTGGTTCCTGGTGTCCATGCCGTGACAGTGGATGCGGGTTCTCTGCCGCTGTCTTCCCTTGCTCGCCGGCGTGGCCCATGTCGGGCGGGTTGCTGACGGCACCCTCCGGCAGGTCGCCAGCACGCTATCTTAGCGTGTTTGCCGGGCATCCCGGCTCGGCATCAGTTCGGTCTTTCGTCGTGCCGTGGCCTGGACCCATCGGGATCGTCGGCGGTGTGAACCCGCACCGCCGCCTCGCAGAGACTGGGGCGGAACGGTGGGGCGCTCGATCCCGGTTGATGGAGCGTCCTCGTCGCGCGGATACCTGTGCTCTGGGTCGCCCCTGGCGGGAAGGGGTGGGGTGGGGTGGGCACGATGAGGTCTTGTGACGGGTCTCGGAGGGTCGGGGTGCGCAGCGGCGAGATCTGTTCGGTGTCGCCTGGCGAGGGGCGATGGCTGCCGAGCCGGTGCTGATGGCGGTGTGGCCGGTTGTACGCCGGTCGGTTCGGGCGGTGCTGATCGATGACGAGGCCCGTCTGGTGATGATCAAGCGGACTAGGCCCGGGGTGGCGCCGTACTGGACGACGCCGGGTGGGGGGGATCGAGCCGCTTCGAACCCCCTCACGGCGAGGGCGAGGAGATCATCGAGCCGGGGTCGTTCTGGCCCCATCCCGGGGGCGCCACACGACGACGCGCTGCCGGGCGTGCCAGATCGCGTCCCGCAAGCGAACGGCAGGTCGGAAGGCCAGCCGCAGGGCGTGGACCGCGGTCCGGCCGGCGCAGCCTGGCCAGGTGGTCGAGTAGCCCTCACGCCTCGGCGACGCGGGCTGCCGGGTGTCCTCCGACGCGCTGATGGCCGGACAACGTGACGTTGCCCGGCCATCAGCACTGTGCGGCTATGCCTTGATGGTGGGTGCGGTTTTCTGGCGGGGGATGAGGCGGGCGACGTTCTCGGCTACTTCGCGGGCGAGTTCGGGGAGGATGTGGGCGTAGGTGTCGGCGGTGATCGTGATGCTGGCGTGTCCGAGGAGTTCCTGGACGGTTTTGATGTCGGCGCCGGCCGCGAGGGCAAGGGTGGCGGCGCCGTGACGCAGGTCATGGAGGCGGACGGGGGGCAGACCGGCGGCGGTGACGAGCTCCTTGAAATGGGAGGTGACATCGTCGGGGATGAGAGGCGCGCCGTTGGGTTCGGTGAAGACGAGACCGTTGTCGGTCCAGTGCTCACCGTGGGAGAGCCGGTGGGCGTTCTGGCGGGCGCGGCGGTGACGGAGAACGGTGACGGTGTCGGTGTCGAGGGAGATCTGCCGGTCTCCGGCGTCGGACTTCGGGGCGCCCATCACGGTGTCCGCGCCGTGCTGGGTGATTTGCCAGCGAATGGTGAGGTTGGCCTCGTCGAGGTCGAGGTCAGTCCAGTGGACGCCGCAGGCCTCCCCGCGGCGAAGGCCGCGGTGGGCGATGAGGTGATACAGCTCGTAGTACCGGTCGTTCCGTGATTCGGCGTGGTCGAGGAAAGCGCCGGTCTGGGCGGGAGTCCAGACCATCACGGTCGAGGGGATCTCGCCGGTGGCCTGCCAGCGGGCGGCGCGTTCTGTCGTCCACAGCAGTGCCTTGGGGCGTTTCCCGGAGGGTAGCTCCACCCAGGCCGCAGGATTGAACGTGATCAGTCCGATGCGGATGGCGTGGTTGAGCGCGGCGCGAAGGGTGGCGCGGATCCGCTGCTTGTAGGCGTCGCTGGTGACTTTCTGGCCCTTGAACCTTGCGCGGAGTTCGGGGTCTTTCCCGGCGCGGATCCGCCGGATCGTTTCGTTACGGATGTCGATCCGGTCGAACAGGTCATCGAGATGACCGACGGTCAGCTGATCGAGACGGATATCCCCGATGAAGGGCACCAGGTGCATGCGGATCGTTATCTCGTAGCCTTCGCGGGTGGACCGCCGGATGGTGCGCCGTCCCGCCAGCCAGGTGTTCAACCAGTCCGCGACAGTGATCTGCGGGTTGAGGTCCGCGCGGCGCCGGTACCGCTCCTTCACGACCGCGGGGTCGGGCAACGGATCCCCGGCCTTGAGCGCGTCGAGGATGAGCGTACGGATCTGGCCGACACCATGACTGTCACTGCCAGGAATGGCCAGGAGATCCTGGATGCTCCTGATCTCGGCGTTAGCCTGGTCGCGCGTGGCCAAGCCGGACCGGCGGGCCTCCTGGCGCCGACCGCCGGCGGGCGGAAGGTCAATGCGATAGGCCCAGGTGCCGTGGCTAGAATGCCAGGCCCCGTTCTTCCTCCGCAGCTTCGGACACCTGTTCACCAGCTGCCGACCGGTCTGGGGGTCTCGGCAGCTACACCGTTTGTAGATAGTTCCGTTCGGGTTAGCCATGGGGCTCGTCACGGGCACTCCAGCAGAAGAATATGAAGGGTAGGGCGCCGCCCGGCCGGATAATCGGATATGCCGTCCGGTGCCGCATCCGATTCAGGCTCGCCGTTTCGGTTCCTGTCAAGCCGATCCACCATTTTCTTTACGAAGTCCGAGAAGATGTTTCAGGGGTGCGGTCGGGACCTGATATCGGCCCTTGACGCGGAGGACGGGGACGGGGAATTCGTTGCGGGCGGCGAGTTCGTAGGATTTCGTCCGGCCGATTCCGAGGATTTCACCGGCGACGACGATGCCGACCGTCGCGCCGAGTCGTTCTATGTCCTGTTCGGTCCACGTTTTCACTCGACTCCTCGCGAGGACGCGTGGGTTCTCCTCTGGCCGGGCCTGGGAAGACTCCGCGGCGGGCGCGGAATGATCCCGAGGACGCCCGGGATCGAGCGGGGGGTGCCGCACCGCCCCAGGCACCCCCGGAGGGGGCTCGCTCGCCCCGATCGGGCGACGAGCGGGCGGGCCCGGGGCGGCGCGGGACCCGACAGCGATCTGACGGTGATCTGACTCTGATCTGACGGTGATCTGACTGATGTTGCGTGTGCAACTTGTGTCAGATCACCGTCAGATCACGTGTGTGCAGGTCAGCGCCCTATCGGGTCTTACTGGGCGGATCTGAGGAGAAGAATGTCCTCGTGGGCGGTGGCGTGGAGGGGGGTGCCGGCGGCGTGGGCGGTGCGGGCGTTGTGGAGGGCGAAGAAGGTCGTGCGGGGCACCAGGCGGTCCTCACGCAGGCCGGCGAGCAGCGCCGCGGCGCGCCCTGCGCGGACGAGGCCGATCCCGCTGGCGCTGTGCAGGATGGCGCCGGGGAGGTCGATGAGCTCGCCGTCCTGGCGGTAGGGGCGGACCGCGATCGCGACCAGTCCGCCGGGGCGGAGAAGCGCCGCGGCGCCGGTGAGAATGCTGGTGAAT of Parafrankia discariae contains these proteins:
- a CDS encoding roadblock/LC7 domain-containing protein codes for the protein MPRQPDLSFLLDRLRETVPDILCAVVLSSDGLLLATSTGIDRAAADQLAAVASGFDALARGAARQHGWGQVNKTMVDMENGYLFITAVGHSACLAVSSTADADVGQIAYEMAHLVSRAGRFLTPELRSQMRAALPS
- a CDS encoding site-specific integrase; the encoded protein is MANPNGTIYKRCSCRDPQTGRQLVNRCPKLRRKNGAWHSSHGTWAYRIDLPPAGGRRQEARRSGLATRDQANAEIRSIQDLLAIPGSDSHGVGQIRTLILDALKAGDPLPDPAVVKERYRRRADLNPQITVADWLNTWLAGRRTIRRSTREGYEITIRMHLVPFIGDIRLDQLTVGHLDDLFDRIDIRNETIRRIRAGKDPELRARFKGQKVTSDAYKQRIRATLRAALNHAIRIGLITFNPAAWVELPSGKRPKALLWTTERAARWQATGEIPSTVMVWTPAQTGAFLDHAESRNDRYYELYHLIAHRGLRRGEACGVHWTDLDLDEANLTIRWQITQHGADTVMGAPKSDAGDRQISLDTDTVTVLRHRRARQNAHRLSHGEHWTDNGLVFTEPNGAPLIPDDVTSHFKELVTAAGLPPVRLHDLRHGAATLALAAGADIKTVQELLGHASITITADTYAHILPELAREVAENVARLIPRQKTAPTIKA
- a CDS encoding DNA-binding protein, translating into MKTWTEQDIERLGATVGIVVAGEILGIGRTKSYELAARNEFPVPVLRVKGRYQVPTAPLKHLLGLRKENGGSA
- a CDS encoding adenylate/guanylate cyclase domain-containing protein translates to METTTVMVVDLVGSTRAIASVPQMRMDELMAEAVLPIRRVVEENGGEIIKFTGDGYLTAFRSATRALHAAAQITDLFVSSPRLPIGEWLAGCRVAIHTCDTTRFEDDLLGEGVVVPARMEKHVPTNVVYVTSTVRDAAKSAEFDFEPVGELALGGIPRPVQVHRLVAERYRGIERDTFLTVTDLVGLNALAARISLTALNERLRDWVSIHREALGSTRGRLRSVAGDNVLSTHGSADEAVSFLLMLDRLARGRRIAGGTEPPAAAPRGAASDERAGEPAGPRPARVPVPAARDEPASEAGPVPRSVTGSKPVDVDDAAGDDSRPPFTFSAVIAHGDLFVPDFGLAGPLVSSTCRTLQALEPGTKIITDGVLQLLTSGRGAFGPELPPVPGGLTDRYHLLVGPESSLVDGGDEARVVK
- a CDS encoding DUF3307 domain-containing protein, with protein sequence MTDAMVFCAAFIALYTGHHLGDHVAQTDWQAREKGGRGWPAARAMAAHLFAYHLCVGAALASLLIVDVPLRLPGVTAALSWSIVTHAFIDRRWPVRWLLRRSGAPRFAELNSGGINGVYLADQSLHLGCLFVGALLAAGLS
- a CDS encoding DUF742 domain-containing protein — its product is MAGDWSGSGAPGDSWDESEPLVRPYAVTRGRTAPAVPLELVALVATTDAGMAGIRRRGRLAPEEHDIAILCMRIHSIAEISARLKLPLMVVRVLIDDMARDGMVSVHRPENPDRPSPELLRRVLHGLTRL
- a CDS encoding GTP-binding protein; its protein translation is MVSPVSKRAPTAVKVLVAGGFGVGKTTFVGSVSEIEPLTTEAALTSASLGVDDTSAVHGKTTTTVAMDFGRLTLSNNIILYLFGTPGQDRFWFMWDELVRGAIGAVVLVDTRRMADSFPAIDFFENRRVPFLVAVNRFDANTYEYPLPMVRNAADLAPHRPLMYCDARRPDSAQTTLVHLVRHALELALSGDLPDEP